The following coding sequences lie in one Candidatus Eremiobacterota bacterium genomic window:
- a CDS encoding TonB-dependent receptor codes for MLAETGGLISGTVSDDRTHAGVAGAQVVAKSPSGTYTTVTDSKGHFRFLSVLPDNYALSVTDKNYLPYSVTVVVLNASQQTINVALSKTLKIIASTHARSSGSAFQRGMTIDTYTVTGSQIQTVMGKSFNSREEDLLRSIPSVTIDKSGTISIRGGFAFEAAYEFEGIDYTTPTANLQNTLQNIANFNLLNGVGGVQLIPGAGDATHGDTGTGLVLFTAKNGTYPTYFHADVESLLFPYLHQLGLEWGWADPSQRLSNYAGFIGIRRAYQYGINGTAANTLGTLGTNAATLGSTIDPNLVYYSPQFLKSNDFVDNLIYRFGHNNNQRLQFFVQDQSIKQTLDYGGFQYLPYISGGTTAGKCSPYPIVGPGGPVNSAQQEYACNSLIPLFPGQPSASAFVSEPDTLQSPFEAYKLEYDLNLGSSTLLTTRFFRTFSQQSETLPAQGIFAQPYGGNRTAGQIDGTTQLGTKNLLKYGTIYEYVVPYGNRYDFTSYTAFTTPAYIITYPITHPLQPLPLPYTYTGLLPNNNPAAQQGLEEDFFSPAFCAQLNLHTGCGYLSSYFPAGVHFPFEEDVETVAQQQYGTYLQDTIEMSERWKAEAGVRLDGYNFQIPTLAGAPASIPAAEHQRLYEPHLDASYLPDNRDTFRFGFGHTLSMPLPSLLGADVSQVPYAPFDNIPSYDNSTGKAADYCGPHANALCSSYGQQLYWLTRDYRYGSSTLETPLVGATFTNIDFSWAHAFRDGAAFKLTPFYRRGYNVIEQTAQIVGFNYQTGSPVYGDVQYSNLGIQKATGIEALYTKEIPLGISMQIGATYISQFGNEPPGAFLQPAALALGVVYRSPDLSPFQLNAAFNYKSAHGWRINPVIYANSGFPYGAGYYTAVYCNGIPVIVPNTSLSVIYSQTPGYIDPLDPGTCTKPNIAATRGISERGLPGGFLTTPRVDADLTVEYRPEVRGLAQSVLGLQVVNLFNELYNVPIINGCYGNPVAIGLQSGNAPCTYSTAPYAPPDVTAHSSAPYLTYPNLPPISFRFYYQVTL; via the coding sequence CAAGATCATCGCCAGCACGCACGCTCGCTCGTCGGGAAGTGCCTTTCAGCGCGGAATGACGATCGACACCTACACCGTTACCGGATCGCAAATCCAAACCGTCATGGGCAAGTCGTTCAACTCGCGCGAGGAAGACTTGCTGCGCAGCATTCCCAGCGTCACCATCGATAAGAGCGGCACGATCTCGATTCGTGGCGGTTTCGCCTTCGAGGCCGCCTACGAGTTCGAAGGCATCGACTACACGACGCCGACGGCAAATTTACAGAATACGCTGCAGAACATCGCCAACTTCAATTTACTCAACGGCGTCGGCGGCGTGCAGCTTATCCCCGGCGCGGGCGACGCGACGCACGGCGACACCGGAACGGGCTTGGTGCTGTTCACGGCCAAGAACGGAACGTATCCCACCTACTTCCACGCCGATGTCGAGTCGCTGCTCTTCCCGTACTTGCATCAGCTCGGGCTGGAGTGGGGCTGGGCCGATCCTTCACAGCGGCTATCAAACTATGCCGGTTTTATCGGCATCCGCCGCGCTTACCAATACGGTATCAACGGAACCGCGGCCAATACGCTGGGCACGCTCGGGACCAACGCCGCCACCTTGGGCAGTACCATCGATCCGAATCTGGTCTACTATTCGCCGCAGTTTCTGAAGTCGAACGACTTCGTCGACAATCTGATCTACCGGTTCGGTCATAACAACAATCAGCGCTTGCAGTTTTTCGTTCAGGATCAGTCCATCAAACAGACCCTCGATTACGGCGGCTTTCAATACCTGCCGTACATCTCGGGCGGTACGACTGCGGGCAAATGCTCGCCCTATCCGATCGTTGGCCCGGGCGGCCCGGTAAACTCGGCGCAGCAGGAGTACGCCTGCAACTCCCTCATCCCGCTTTTTCCCGGTCAGCCCAGCGCCTCGGCGTTCGTTTCCGAGCCCGACACCTTGCAGAGCCCGTTTGAAGCGTACAAGCTCGAGTACGATCTGAACCTGGGAAGCTCGACGCTCCTGACGACGCGCTTTTTCCGCACGTTTAGCCAGCAGTCGGAGACGTTGCCGGCGCAAGGCATCTTCGCCCAGCCCTATGGCGGCAATCGCACGGCGGGGCAGATTGACGGCACGACCCAGCTGGGCACCAAGAACCTGCTCAAATACGGCACGATCTACGAGTACGTTGTGCCCTACGGCAATCGCTACGACTTCACGTCGTACACCGCGTTCACGACGCCGGCTTACATTATCACCTACCCGATCACCCATCCGCTGCAGCCGCTGCCGTTGCCATATACGTACACCGGCTTGTTGCCGAACAATAACCCGGCAGCGCAACAAGGCCTCGAGGAAGATTTCTTCTCGCCGGCCTTCTGCGCGCAGCTGAACCTGCATACGGGCTGCGGATACTTGAGCTCGTACTTTCCCGCCGGAGTGCACTTTCCGTTCGAGGAAGACGTCGAGACCGTCGCTCAGCAGCAGTACGGAACCTATCTGCAAGATACCATCGAGATGTCGGAACGCTGGAAGGCCGAAGCGGGAGTGCGGCTCGACGGTTACAACTTCCAGATTCCTACACTGGCCGGCGCTCCCGCTTCGATTCCCGCCGCCGAGCACCAGCGGCTCTACGAGCCGCACCTCGACGCGTCGTATCTGCCCGACAACCGCGATACGTTTCGATTCGGATTCGGCCACACGCTCTCGATGCCGCTCCCCAGCCTGCTCGGCGCGGACGTGAGCCAAGTACCGTACGCGCCGTTCGATAACATCCCGTCGTACGACAACTCGACGGGTAAGGCCGCGGATTACTGCGGTCCGCACGCCAACGCGCTCTGCTCGAGCTACGGCCAGCAGCTCTATTGGCTCACCCGCGATTACCGTTATGGCAGTTCGACGTTGGAGACGCCGCTGGTCGGCGCCACCTTCACCAACATCGATTTCTCGTGGGCGCACGCGTTTCGCGACGGCGCGGCGTTCAAGCTCACGCCCTTCTACCGTCGCGGCTATAACGTCATCGAGCAGACCGCGCAGATCGTCGGCTTCAACTACCAGACCGGTTCGCCCGTTTACGGTGACGTCCAATATTCCAACCTCGGCATTCAAAAAGCCACCGGAATCGAAGCGCTGTACACCAAGGAAATTCCGCTCGGAATTTCGATGCAGATCGGCGCGACGTACATCAGTCAGTTCGGCAACGAGCCGCCCGGCGCGTTCCTGCAACCGGCAGCGCTTGCGCTCGGCGTGGTCTACCGGTCGCCGGATCTCTCGCCGTTTCAGCTCAACGCGGCCTTTAACTACAAGAGCGCGCATGGCTGGCGTATCAATCCGGTTATCTACGCGAACTCCGGTTTTCCGTACGGCGCCGGATACTACACTGCCGTGTATTGCAACGGCATTCCGGTGATCGTTCCCAACACGAGCCTTTCGGTGATCTACTCGCAGACGCCGGGATACATCGATCCGCTCGATCCAGGAACGTGCACGAAACCGAACATTGCCGCCACCCGTGGTATTTCGGAGCGCGGACTTCCCGGCGGCTTTCTCACGACGCCGCGCGTGGATGCCGACTTGACCGTCGAGTATCGCCCCGAAGTCCGCGGGCTCGCGCAATCGGTCCTCGGCTTGCAGGTCGTTAACTTATTCAACGAGCTTTATAACGTTCCGATCATCAACGGCTGCTACGGTAATCCGGTGGCGATCGGATTGCAGAGCGGCAACGCCCCCTGCACGTACTCGACGGCACCATACGCGCCGCCCGACGTCACGGCCCACTCGAGCGCGCCCTATCTCACGTATCCGAACCTGCCGCCGATTTCGTTTCGCTTCTACTATCAGGTGACCTTATGA
- a CDS encoding DUF4097 family beta strand repeat protein, with protein sequence MPAHCDASRVAVVLAITLGLFGCNGAFGERVHETVAQSVATGAAPRVRVENVAGTVRIVGWGKPEAEVIATKYGYDAQELRNISVAVRSEPAGVAVVTSYAAGSQGGGGHQGGVNYRISVPTAASLNVQNTAGAVDVDGIAGDVAVTTEAGEITASVGRVAGSRAIDLNATTGAITLTIAGGSSARVEAGSTVGNFSSDVPGVSAVRENVVGSRGSGTIGTGSGRIRLTTTTGAIALRER encoded by the coding sequence ATGCCCGCCCATTGCGATGCCAGTCGGGTTGCTGTTGTCCTCGCGATAACGCTCGGATTATTCGGCTGTAACGGCGCCTTCGGCGAACGCGTGCATGAAACGGTTGCGCAGTCGGTGGCCACTGGCGCGGCCCCGCGCGTACGCGTCGAGAACGTGGCCGGCACCGTTCGCATCGTCGGATGGGGGAAGCCCGAGGCCGAGGTTATCGCAACGAAGTACGGCTACGACGCGCAAGAACTGCGCAATATTTCGGTCGCAGTTCGCTCGGAACCCGCCGGCGTCGCCGTCGTAACAAGTTATGCGGCGGGTTCGCAGGGGGGCGGAGGGCACCAAGGCGGCGTGAACTATCGCATCTCGGTTCCCACGGCCGCCTCGCTGAACGTGCAGAATACCGCCGGAGCGGTCGATGTGGACGGGATCGCCGGCGACGTCGCAGTCACGACAGAGGCCGGTGAGATTACCGCGAGCGTTGGACGCGTTGCCGGAAGCCGAGCGATCGATTTGAACGCGACGACCGGCGCGATAACCTTGACGATTGCCGGCGGCAGCAGCGCGCGCGTCGAGGCCGGCAGCACCGTCGGCAACTTTAGCAGCGACGTTCCCGGAGTATCTGCGGTGCGCGAGAATGTTGTCGGGTCGCGCGGTTCGGGAACGATCGGTACGGGAAGCGGACGAATTCGACTGACCACAACCACCGGCGCGATCGCGCTGCGCGAACGATAA
- a CDS encoding substrate-binding domain-containing protein, with translation MRKTLATLALAAAPVLVLSACNGNAGGGSGVAALPNSGAPASQHSRFHHNDNGPQDLHAGGATFPAQAYNGASQPVGTYNHPQAPPASGSLFAHYGGVGTIYYCLTGSGFGRKEFTGQSITATQACAGLGDSPVGFGARQDPLDFVGSDVAMTEGSQTTPGDCCASYSYYAINRAATYGQPFEFPTLGGPIVFGYRPQDFPKVSIKLSTWTYCAIVNGTVNNWNDPAISADNGQSVTGGVSQTITFYYRSDGSGTTYNLTSHLYAACNPGSWPAPYNTYPYQGSGRDASFPYQATQNWPITTPSNFVGASGNPGVLAGIQSTPYGTGYVEGAYAKVANPKVSQALLQSGYNNQANEPYWVSATNKSAVSAALKHVTASAISYGTASDYPTTPGSLNSSTPWCQLFVPYSVFALPPAKTYPIVGVTYMLFYGNNQGVHLSDKTTLVNYIISKPAQNIIKSLEYAPLSSSIHGAVKAALTGTASQPSCLQ, from the coding sequence ATGAGAAAGACCCTCGCTACTCTGGCCTTGGCAGCCGCGCCGGTGCTCGTTTTGAGCGCCTGCAACGGAAATGCCGGCGGAGGTTCCGGAGTGGCTGCGCTTCCGAACTCCGGCGCGCCGGCATCGCAGCACAGCCGCTTCCATCACAACGACAATGGCCCGCAGGATTTGCACGCGGGCGGCGCTACGTTCCCGGCGCAAGCCTATAACGGCGCAAGTCAGCCTGTCGGCACTTACAATCATCCGCAAGCGCCTCCCGCATCGGGTTCGCTCTTCGCGCACTACGGCGGCGTGGGAACGATCTATTACTGTCTCACCGGCAGCGGCTTCGGTCGCAAGGAGTTCACCGGCCAATCGATCACCGCAACCCAGGCGTGCGCCGGCCTCGGCGACTCGCCCGTGGGTTTCGGCGCTCGTCAGGATCCGCTCGATTTCGTCGGCAGCGACGTCGCGATGACCGAAGGCTCACAGACGACGCCGGGCGATTGCTGCGCTAGCTACAGCTACTACGCGATTAACCGCGCGGCGACGTACGGTCAGCCGTTCGAGTTTCCGACCTTGGGCGGCCCAATCGTCTTCGGTTATCGTCCGCAAGACTTCCCGAAGGTCTCGATCAAGCTCTCGACCTGGACGTATTGCGCGATCGTCAACGGCACGGTCAACAACTGGAACGATCCGGCGATCTCGGCCGATAACGGCCAGTCGGTAACCGGCGGCGTTTCGCAAACGATCACGTTCTACTACCGTTCCGACGGTAGCGGCACGACCTACAATCTCACCAGCCACCTGTATGCGGCGTGCAACCCGGGCTCGTGGCCCGCGCCGTACAACACCTATCCGTACCAAGGCTCCGGTCGGGACGCTTCATTCCCGTATCAGGCGACCCAGAACTGGCCGATCACGACGCCGTCGAACTTCGTTGGCGCGAGCGGCAACCCGGGCGTTCTCGCCGGTATCCAATCGACGCCGTACGGCACGGGATACGTTGAAGGCGCGTACGCCAAAGTCGCCAACCCGAAAGTCTCTCAGGCGCTCCTCCAAAGCGGCTACAATAACCAAGCCAACGAGCCGTACTGGGTCAGCGCGACCAACAAGAGCGCGGTGTCCGCCGCACTCAAACACGTTACGGCGAGTGCAATCTCGTACGGAACCGCCAGCGACTACCCAACGACTCCCGGCTCGCTCAATTCGAGCACCCCGTGGTGCCAGCTCTTCGTTCCGTATTCGGTCTTCGCGTTACCGCCGGCTAAGACGTATCCAATCGTCGGCGTTACCTACATGCTGTTCTACGGAAATAATCAGGGCGTTCACCTCAGCGATAAGACGACGTTGGTGAACTACATCATCTCCAAGCCGGCACAAAACATCATCAAGAGTCTGGAGTACGCTCCGCTCTCGAGTTCCATTCACGGCGCTGTCAAGGCCGCTCTGACCGGCACCGCCAGCCAGCCCTCCTGTCTCCAGTAA
- a CDS encoding DUF4397 domain-containing protein, whose translation MRTFNARRGSAARVNPRAVLASAAILAAGCGGSSSSSTMPAQGAQAVHVRLVDGAPALETYIGGFLEKITPAYATLNGVTVTSALSYGTITPFTTCAAGAASIIARNDQGYAVGPLKTPNLTAGGHYTLIIVGAYPHYSVLAISEPATSGSAQLSLYEASPSTAQASFGSFRASNKSEFKSLGSASYGSEVTVSLGKSVTDFGGYAGPAGAPLGTVTPSQIDSFDSKNALPFNAVARLSLFLFDSTTSSSQRVFGSLDQ comes from the coding sequence ATGCGAACGTTTAACGCGCGCCGCGGTAGCGCGGCGCGCGTTAATCCTCGCGCCGTTCTTGCGAGCGCCGCAATTCTGGCGGCAGGATGCGGCGGCTCGAGTTCTTCCTCCACGATGCCGGCGCAAGGAGCGCAGGCCGTCCACGTGCGCCTCGTCGACGGCGCGCCGGCGCTTGAGACCTACATCGGCGGATTCTTGGAAAAGATCACTCCGGCGTACGCCACCCTCAACGGCGTCACGGTAACGTCGGCATTGTCGTACGGGACGATCACGCCGTTTACAACCTGCGCCGCCGGAGCGGCATCGATCATCGCGCGTAACGACCAAGGCTACGCGGTCGGTCCGCTCAAAACGCCGAACCTCACCGCGGGCGGTCACTATACGCTGATCATCGTTGGTGCGTATCCGCACTACAGCGTGCTCGCAATTTCCGAACCGGCAACCAGCGGAAGCGCTCAGCTCTCGTTGTATGAGGCGTCGCCGTCAACCGCGCAAGCCAGTTTTGGAAGCTTTCGCGCGTCGAACAAGTCCGAGTTCAAGTCACTCGGCAGCGCGAGCTACGGGAGTGAGGTGACCGTCTCGCTGGGCAAGAGCGTCACCGATTTCGGCGGATACGCTGGTCCGGCCGGCGCACCGCTCGGCACGGTGACTCCATCGCAAATCGACTCGTTCGATTCTAAGAACGCGCTTCCGTTCAATGCGGTCGCTCGGCTTTCGCTCTTTCTCTTCGATTCGACGACGAGCAGCAGTCAACGAGTCTTCGGGAGCCTCGACCAATGA